A single region of the Leisingera thetidis genome encodes:
- a CDS encoding MmcQ/YjbR family DNA-binding protein, with protein sequence MDRDGFNAFCGTFPAAEHVVQWGNSDVWKAGGKLFAVCGWADGRDAFTFKAGEITFEVLQERPGVRPAPYLASRGMKWLQQFDEDGLTDAELKEQITLSYQMVTAKLSKKKRAELGIPEPQPAKC encoded by the coding sequence ATGGACCGGGACGGGTTCAACGCGTTCTGCGGGACATTTCCGGCGGCGGAGCATGTGGTCCAATGGGGCAACTCAGATGTCTGGAAGGCGGGCGGCAAGCTGTTTGCCGTCTGCGGCTGGGCCGATGGCAGGGATGCCTTCACCTTCAAGGCCGGAGAAATTACTTTTGAGGTGCTGCAGGAGCGACCCGGCGTCCGGCCGGCACCGTATCTGGCATCGCGCGGCATGAAATGGCTGCAGCAATTTGACGAAGATGGCCTCACGGACGCGGAGCTGAAAGAGCAGATCACCCTGTCCTATCAGATGGTCACTGCGAAGCTGTCCAAGAAGAAACGTGCCGAGCTGGGCATCCCGGAGCCGCAGCCGGCCAAGTGCTAG
- a CDS encoding MBL fold metallo-hydrolase → MKAIAALSAALLMPLAAQASEDIADQYPQSELYSKPVEVIPHVFSAIGATAPPTYENAGHNNNLSFIVTSEGVVVVNAGASDALARALHDEIKRVTDQPVVLVINENGQGHAMLGNGYWRDIGVDVLAHAEAIAETRKNSDLILQRMHGYNRDRAGETRVEHANISFEDRYNLTLGGVEMQVLHLGPAHDPGDVQVWIPEWNLLIAGDIAFHERMLPVFAHTCTKCWVETWQEKLEPLNPAYVIPGHGHPTNLPQLRRYTLDYLVDLRARIGAHIEAGGDLASAYYVDQSRWKGLDAFDALATRNAGRVFEEMEWD, encoded by the coding sequence ATGAAAGCCATTGCCGCCCTCAGCGCAGCCTTGCTGATGCCCCTAGCCGCACAGGCCAGCGAAGACATCGCCGACCAGTATCCGCAGTCCGAGCTATATTCCAAGCCGGTGGAGGTCATCCCCCATGTGTTCTCCGCCATCGGCGCCACCGCGCCTCCGACCTATGAAAACGCGGGCCACAACAACAACCTCTCCTTCATCGTGACTTCCGAAGGCGTGGTGGTGGTGAATGCCGGCGCGTCCGATGCGCTGGCCAGGGCCCTGCACGACGAAATAAAGCGGGTGACCGATCAGCCGGTGGTTCTGGTGATCAACGAAAACGGCCAGGGCCATGCGATGCTGGGCAACGGCTATTGGCGCGACATCGGCGTCGATGTGCTGGCCCACGCAGAGGCGATCGCCGAAACCCGGAAAAACAGCGACCTGATCCTGCAGCGGATGCACGGCTATAATCGGGACCGGGCCGGGGAAACCCGTGTCGAGCACGCCAATATTTCGTTTGAAGACCGCTACAACCTCACCCTCGGCGGGGTGGAGATGCAGGTGCTGCACCTCGGCCCGGCGCATGACCCGGGCGACGTCCAGGTCTGGATCCCGGAATGGAACCTGCTGATTGCCGGCGACATCGCCTTTCACGAGCGGATGCTGCCGGTTTTCGCGCACACCTGCACCAAATGCTGGGTTGAAACCTGGCAGGAGAAGCTGGAACCGCTCAACCCCGCCTATGTGATCCCCGGCCACGGCCACCCGACCAATTTGCCGCAGCTGCGCCGCTATACGCTCGACTACCTGGTCGATCTGCGGGCCAGGATCGGCGCCCATATCGAGGCGGGCGGAGACCTCGCCAGCGCCTATTATGTGGATCAGTCACGCTGGAAGGGGCTGGATGCATTCGACGCGCTTGCCACCAGAAATGCAGGCCGGGTTTTCGAGGAAATGGAGTGGGACTAA
- a CDS encoding Re/Si-specific NAD(P)(+) transhydrogenase subunit alpha: MKIGTPKETFAGENRVAMTPESARQLQKLGYDCAIEAGAGAAAGFADAAYEAAGVEIIKTPAALWKACDIVAKVRQPDETELKRLARGKTLISFFNPAGNEAGMEAAKSKGANVIAMEMVPRISRAQKMDALSSMANIAGYRAVIEAGNNFGRFFTGQITAAGKVPPAKVLVVGAGVAGLAAIGTSTSLGAVTYAFDVRPEVAEQVESMGAEFVYLDFEEEQQDGAATGGYAAVSSPEFRDAQLAKFRELAPEMDIVITTALIPGREAPELWTEDMVAAMKPGSVIVDLAAEKGGNCKLTVMDEKIVTENGVTIIGYTDFPSRMAAQASTLYATNIRHMMTDLTPGKDGQVVHDMEDDVIRGATVAFEGGITFPPPPPKVQAIAAKPKETVPELTPEEKRAREVAAFKAQTRSQVTLLAGGGALLLLVGLFAPVSFMQHFIVFALACFVGFQVIWGVAHSLHTPLMAVTNAISSIIILGALMQIGSGSWLVILLAALSVFMAGINIFGGFLVTRRMLAMFQKS, from the coding sequence GTGAAAATAGGGACACCAAAAGAAACATTTGCGGGCGAGAACCGAGTTGCGATGACGCCGGAGTCGGCGCGTCAGCTGCAGAAGCTGGGGTATGACTGCGCGATCGAGGCGGGGGCCGGGGCGGCGGCGGGGTTTGCGGACGCCGCCTATGAGGCCGCAGGCGTTGAAATCATCAAAACGCCGGCCGCCTTGTGGAAGGCCTGCGACATCGTCGCCAAGGTGCGCCAGCCGGACGAGACCGAGCTGAAGCGGCTCGCCAGGGGCAAGACGCTGATCTCCTTCTTCAACCCGGCCGGCAACGAGGCCGGGATGGAGGCCGCCAAATCCAAGGGCGCCAATGTGATCGCCATGGAAATGGTGCCGCGGATCTCCCGCGCCCAGAAGATGGATGCGCTGAGTTCGATGGCCAATATCGCGGGCTACCGCGCCGTGATCGAGGCGGGCAACAACTTCGGCCGCTTCTTCACCGGCCAGATCACCGCCGCAGGCAAGGTGCCGCCCGCCAAGGTGCTGGTGGTCGGCGCCGGCGTCGCGGGCCTGGCCGCCATCGGCACCTCGACCTCGCTCGGCGCCGTCACCTATGCCTTCGACGTGCGCCCCGAGGTGGCCGAGCAGGTGGAATCGATGGGCGCCGAGTTCGTCTATCTCGATTTCGAGGAGGAGCAGCAGGACGGCGCCGCCACCGGCGGCTATGCGGCTGTTTCCTCGCCGGAATTCCGCGACGCGCAGCTGGCCAAGTTCCGCGAGCTGGCGCCGGAGATGGACATCGTCATCACCACCGCGCTGATCCCGGGCCGCGAGGCGCCCGAGCTGTGGACCGAGGACATGGTTGCGGCGATGAAGCCCGGCTCGGTCATCGTCGACCTTGCGGCGGAAAAGGGCGGCAACTGCAAGCTCACGGTGATGGACGAGAAGATCGTCACGGAAAACGGCGTCACCATCATCGGCTACACCGACTTCCCCAGCCGGATGGCGGCGCAGGCCTCGACGCTGTACGCGACCAACATCCGCCACATGATGACCGACCTGACCCCCGGCAAGGACGGCCAGGTGGTGCATGACATGGAGGACGACGTGATCCGCGGCGCCACCGTGGCGTTCGAGGGCGGGATCACCTTCCCGCCGCCGCCGCCGAAAGTGCAGGCGATTGCGGCCAAGCCCAAGGAAACCGTGCCGGAGCTGACGCCGGAGGAAAAACGCGCCCGGGAGGTTGCGGCCTTCAAGGCGCAGACCAGGAGCCAGGTCACCCTGCTGGCGGGCGGCGGCGCGCTGCTGCTGCTGGTCGGGCTGTTTGCGCCGGTCAGCTTCATGCAGCATTTCATCGTCTTTGCGCTGGCCTGCTTTGTCGGCTTCCAGGTGATCTGGGGCGTCGCGCACTCGTTGCACACGCCGCTGATGGCGGTGACCAACGCGATCTCCTCGATCATCATCCTCGGCGCGCTGATGCAGATCGGTTCGGGGTCCTGGCTGGTGATCCTGCTGGCGGCGCTTTCGGTCTTCATGGCCGGGATCAACATCTTCGGCGGCTTCCTCGTCACCCGGCGCATGCTCGCCATGTTCCAGAAATCCTAA
- a CDS encoding SDR family NAD(P)-dependent oxidoreductase → MTLQGKHALVTGGGTGIGLAIARALADEGALVTITGRRPEVLEKAATDGLHPLAMDVRSEEDVAAKVDAAAAARGPVQICVANAGVAEGAALHKTSMEFWRNMMATNLDGAFLTIRECFKSMRQTDWGRVITVSSIAGLRGLKGGACYTASKHGLVGLTRALSEDYLGTPFTFNALCPGYVDTPIVERNITAISQRAGMSAVEALDVMVNANRHKRLIEPDEVAAAALWLCGPGSQSINGQCIEISGGQT, encoded by the coding sequence ATGACATTGCAAGGCAAACACGCGCTGGTCACCGGCGGCGGCACCGGGATCGGGCTGGCGATTGCCCGGGCTCTGGCCGATGAAGGCGCGCTGGTCACCATCACCGGGCGGCGGCCCGAGGTGCTGGAGAAAGCCGCAACAGACGGGCTGCACCCGCTGGCCATGGATGTGCGCAGCGAGGAGGACGTGGCTGCCAAGGTGGACGCGGCGGCGGCCGCCCGCGGACCGGTTCAGATCTGCGTGGCCAATGCGGGCGTTGCCGAGGGCGCGGCCCTGCACAAGACCTCGATGGAGTTTTGGCGCAACATGATGGCAACCAACCTGGACGGGGCCTTTCTGACCATCCGGGAGTGCTTCAAGTCGATGCGGCAGACCGATTGGGGCCGGGTCATCACCGTGTCCTCCATCGCGGGCCTGCGGGGGCTGAAGGGCGGCGCCTGCTACACCGCCAGCAAACACGGGCTGGTCGGCCTGACCCGCGCGCTGAGCGAGGACTACCTGGGCACGCCCTTCACCTTCAACGCGCTGTGCCCCGGATATGTCGACACCCCGATCGTCGAGCGCAACATCACCGCGATCTCCCAGCGTGCGGGCATGAGCGCGGTGGAAGCGCTGGACGTGATGGTGAACGCGAACCGCCACAAGCGGCTGATCGAACCGGACGAAGTGGCGGCCGCGGCCCTGTGGCTGTGCGGGCCGGGCTCGCAGTCCATCAACGGCCAGTGCATCGAGATATCAGGCGGGCAGACCTGA
- a CDS encoding methyltransferase family protein, whose protein sequence is MRWLDVPPVWLAGFVLAAWLQSAHFAFRLSFGGPWAEFLGGILLGGGILLALLAVTEMRRQKTTVIPHQTPSRLVQSGIFSRSRNPIYLGDVLILAGLILWFDAVLSLPLIPIFLWVLEKRFVLPEEDRMRRTFRAGWALYEQKVRRWI, encoded by the coding sequence ATGCGATGGCTGGACGTGCCGCCTGTCTGGCTGGCAGGCTTTGTTCTGGCGGCCTGGCTGCAGTCGGCGCATTTTGCATTCCGGCTCTCCTTCGGGGGGCCTTGGGCAGAGTTCCTCGGCGGCATCCTTCTGGGGGGCGGCATTCTTCTGGCGCTGCTCGCCGTTACTGAGATGCGGCGGCAAAAGACCACGGTTATCCCGCACCAGACACCCAGCCGGCTGGTGCAATCGGGAATCTTCAGCCGCAGCCGCAATCCGATCTATCTGGGCGACGTGCTGATCCTGGCAGGCCTGATCCTGTGGTTTGATGCGGTGCTGTCGCTGCCGCTGATCCCGATCTTCCTCTGGGTGCTGGAGAAGCGGTTTGTGCTGCCGGAAGAGGACCGGATGCGGCGGACCTTCCGGGCCGGCTGGGCGCTTTATGAACAGAAGGTGCGCCGCTGGATCTGA
- a CDS encoding NAD(P)(+) transhydrogenase (Re/Si-specific) subunit beta, whose amino-acid sequence MDYGFTTAAYVVAAVLFILSLGGLSNQESAKRAVWYGIAGMGLAVFATLIGPGSGLWLLSLLLIAGGGIIGTYVAKKVQMTEMPQLVAAMHSLVGLAAVFVGFIAHFEIGNVAAAAAAGSTEELGTFAKLIAKKTPAEIAFLRVELFLGIFIGAITFTGSVIAFGKLAGKVTSAATKLPGGHALNAGAAALSFICLIWYFNSGGFLPLLLMTLAALFIGYHLIMGIGGADMPVVVSMLNSYSGWAAAAIGFSLGNDLLIVVGALVGSSGAILSYIMCKAMNRSFVSVILGGFGGTAGPAMEIDGEQIAIDADGVAAALDEADSVVIIPGYGMAVAQAQQNVAELTRRLRAKGKTVRFAIHPVAGRLPGHMNVLLAEAKVPYDIVLEMDEINEDFPQTDVAIVIGSNDIVNPAAQEDPNSPIAGMPVLECWKAKQVFVSKRGQGTGYSGIENPLFFKENTRMFYGDAKQSLDTLLGMIS is encoded by the coding sequence ATGGATTACGGGTTCACCACCGCCGCCTATGTTGTTGCGGCTGTTCTTTTCATCCTGTCGCTCGGCGGCCTGTCGAACCAGGAAAGCGCCAAGCGCGCGGTCTGGTACGGCATCGCGGGCATGGGGCTGGCGGTGTTCGCCACCCTGATCGGCCCCGGCTCCGGCCTGTGGCTGTTGTCGCTCTTGCTGATCGCGGGCGGCGGCATCATCGGCACCTATGTGGCCAAGAAGGTGCAGATGACCGAAATGCCGCAGCTGGTGGCGGCGATGCACTCGCTGGTCGGCCTGGCGGCGGTCTTTGTCGGCTTCATCGCCCATTTCGAGATCGGCAATGTGGCGGCCGCCGCGGCGGCGGGCAGCACCGAGGAGCTCGGCACCTTTGCCAAGCTGATTGCCAAGAAGACCCCGGCCGAGATCGCCTTTCTGCGCGTCGAGCTGTTCCTCGGCATCTTCATCGGTGCCATCACCTTCACCGGCTCGGTGATTGCCTTCGGCAAGCTGGCGGGCAAGGTCACCTCGGCGGCGACCAAGCTGCCGGGCGGCCACGCGCTGAACGCCGGTGCCGCGGCGCTGTCGTTCATCTGCCTGATCTGGTACTTCAACTCCGGCGGCTTCCTGCCGCTGCTGCTGATGACGCTGGCGGCGCTGTTCATCGGCTACCATCTGATCATGGGCATCGGCGGCGCCGACATGCCGGTGGTGGTGTCGATGCTCAACAGCTACTCCGGCTGGGCCGCGGCCGCCATCGGCTTCAGCTTGGGCAATGATCTCCTGATCGTGGTCGGCGCCCTGGTGGGCTCCTCCGGTGCGATCCTCTCCTACATCATGTGCAAGGCGATGAACCGCTCTTTCGTTTCCGTGATCCTCGGCGGCTTCGGCGGCACCGCGGGCCCGGCGATGGAGATCGACGGCGAACAGATCGCCATCGACGCCGACGGCGTGGCGGCGGCACTGGACGAGGCCGATTCCGTGGTGATCATCCCCGGCTACGGCATGGCGGTGGCGCAGGCGCAGCAGAACGTCGCCGAGCTGACCCGGCGCCTGCGGGCGAAAGGCAAGACCGTGCGCTTTGCCATCCACCCGGTGGCGGGCCGGCTGCCGGGGCACATGAACGTGCTGCTGGCGGAGGCCAAGGTGCCTTACGACATCGTGCTGGAGATGGACGAGATCAACGAGGACTTCCCGCAGACGGATGTGGCGATCGTCATCGGCTCCAACGACATCGTCAACCCGGCGGCGCAGGAGGACCCGAACTCGCCGATCGCCGGCATGCCGGTTCTGGAATGCTGGAAGGCGAAACAGGTGTTCGTCTCCAAACGCGGCCAGGGCACCGGCTATTCGGGCATCGAGAACCCGCTGTTCTTCAAGGAAAACACCCGCATGTTCTATGGCGACGCAAAGCAGAGCCTGGATACCCTGCTGGGCATGATCAGCTAA